One window of Manihot esculenta cultivar AM560-2 chromosome 17, M.esculenta_v8, whole genome shotgun sequence genomic DNA carries:
- the LOC110604868 gene encoding late embryogenesis abundant protein At1g64065 has protein sequence MESKKKSYGRLKICCLVSSLLLIIIIVVLVILFFTIFKPKEPHIANRYVTLERYKAAWPELFLNFTLGIGVTIDNKNYGGFKFENTTAYVSYRGNVIGQAPIAADTISARSKHDLNTSVTIFADKLFRQDGNFTQDFLRGIVNITSASTLHGKVSVLSLFKAKATSLTICDISIFILPQQALSICKSKGGGYASLDDKEKRNKRERREPSRLSFLIHTETLLISESQIIN, from the exons ATGGAAAGCAAGAAAAAATCATATGGTCGCCTCAAGATCTGTTGTCTTGTCTCTTCTCTTCTGTTGATCATAATAATTGTGGTTCTAGTTATTCTTTTCTTCACCATCTTTAAGCCTAAGGAACCACACATAGCCAATCGATATGTTACCCTGGAAAGGTACAAAGCAGCTTGGCCAGAGCTGTTTCTAAATTTTACGTTGGGCATAGGGGTCACAATCGATAACAAAAATTATGGAGGCTTCAAGTTCGAGAATACTACTGCTTATGTTAGTTATCGGGGAAATGTGATAGGTCAAGCTCCAATTGCTGCAGATACAATTTCAGCTCGAAGTAAGCATGATTTAAATACTTCTGTCACCATTTTTGCTGATAAATTGTTTCGTCAAGACGGTAATTTCACCCAAGATTTTCTTAGAGGGATCGTGAATATTACTTCAGCTTCAACTTTGCATGGAAAAGTGAGTGTGTTGAGTTTGTTCAAGGCAAAAGCTACCAGTTTAACCATTTGTGATATCTCTATTTTTATCTTGCCACAGCAAGCTCTGTCTATTTGCAAATCCAAA GGTGGCGGTTATGCGTCACTAGATGATAAggaaaaaaggaataaaagagAAAGGCGTGAACCATCTAGGCTAAGTTTTCTCATACACACAGAAACCCTACTTATTTCTGAATCTCAGATTATCAACTGA